The proteins below come from a single Synechococcus sp. WH 8101 genomic window:
- a CDS encoding allophycocyanin subunit alpha-B, translating into MSVVRDLILQADDDLRYPTSGELRSIVDFLGQGAMRLAVVRILTDNEKKIVDESAKQLFSRKPEYVAPGGNAYGQKQRAQCLRDYSWYLRLVTYGVLAGSTEMIQNIGLIGAREMYNSLGVPMPGMVEAMKAMREASLALLSDEQQSLASPYFDFLIQGMQTTT; encoded by the coding sequence ATGAGCGTTGTTCGGGATCTGATTCTCCAGGCCGATGACGATCTCCGTTATCCGACCAGCGGCGAATTGCGCTCCATCGTCGATTTCCTGGGGCAGGGAGCGATGCGCCTGGCGGTGGTTCGGATCCTCACCGACAACGAGAAGAAAATCGTCGATGAGTCGGCGAAACAACTGTTCAGCCGTAAGCCGGAATACGTCGCCCCCGGCGGCAATGCTTATGGCCAGAAGCAGCGGGCCCAATGCCTGCGCGATTACAGCTGGTATCTGCGCCTGGTGACCTACGGCGTGCTCGCCGGCAGCACCGAGATGATCCAAAACATCGGCCTGATCGGCGCCCGCGAGATGTACAACAGCCTTGGCGTGCCGATGCCGGGGATGGTGGAAGCGATGAAGGCGATGCGGGAAGCCTCCCTGGCCTTGCTCTCCGACGAGCAGCAGTCGCTCGCCTCCCCTTACTTCGATTTCCTGATCCAGGGCATGCAAACCACCACCTGA
- a CDS encoding UPF0175 family protein, producing MQAFSVRQLKSNPSTVLRAAEADAMALVTSHQEPTALVVALDRLGLPDTGAVRSGLALSLFQAGSLSVGAAAKIAGLPLTRFLEILASLRIPVTDATAVELDDDLAQARRWLAQEV from the coding sequence ATGCAGGCCTTTTCGGTGCGGCAACTCAAAAGCAACCCATCAACGGTGCTTCGCGCTGCAGAGGCGGATGCCATGGCCCTGGTGACGAGCCATCAGGAGCCCACTGCACTGGTGGTGGCACTAGATCGTCTTGGCTTGCCAGACACAGGAGCCGTCCGCTCGGGTCTTGCCCTGTCGCTGTTTCAGGCCGGATCGTTGTCTGTAGGTGCAGCGGCAAAGATCGCTGGCTTACCCCTCACGCGTTTTCTTGAGATCCTTGCTTCGCTCCGGATCCCTGTGACGGATGCCACGGCTGTTGAATTGGATGACGACCTCGCTCAGGCCAGACGCTGGCTCGCTCAAGAGGTTTGA
- a CDS encoding VTT domain-containing protein: protein MLFEGAISPLVYLLLLAGGVGLGMPMGPVVVGAGALYGGVSGLVVVVIAQGAGLTINWHVCRHWCRGWIRRRFESRRRWQWMLTFSNTCLPWPTLLLLRLALLPMTMVNAMCALSSTRWQPYAFTSLAMVLRFAVMVQVGALGVEAATGHLNGVSAAMTMIATAATVALAWLSGIRLRGLMTQPQSNRQADSHSLPIADSHQPSLIATEID, encoded by the coding sequence ATGCTGTTTGAGGGCGCTATCAGTCCGCTGGTTTACTTGCTGCTGCTCGCAGGCGGTGTCGGTCTGGGGATGCCGATGGGTCCGGTGGTCGTCGGGGCTGGTGCCCTCTACGGCGGAGTGAGCGGATTGGTCGTGGTAGTGATCGCCCAGGGTGCCGGGCTCACCATCAACTGGCATGTCTGCCGCCATTGGTGTCGCGGCTGGATCAGGCGACGCTTTGAGAGCCGCCGCCGTTGGCAATGGATGCTGACCTTCTCCAACACCTGTCTGCCTTGGCCAACGTTGCTCCTGTTGCGGTTGGCCTTGTTACCGATGACCATGGTGAATGCCATGTGCGCGCTGTCATCAACCCGCTGGCAGCCCTATGCCTTCACCTCCTTGGCGATGGTGCTTCGCTTTGCCGTGATGGTTCAGGTTGGAGCCCTTGGCGTTGAGGCTGCCACCGGACACCTCAATGGTGTAAGTGCCGCAATGACGATGATCGCAACGGCAGCCACCGTTGCACTGGCCTGGCTCAGTGGCATCCGGTTGCGGGGGTTGATGACACAGCCACAGAGCAATCGGCAAGCCGATTCACACAGTCTGCCAATCGCTGATTCTCATCAGCCAAGCCTGATTGCCACCGAGATTGATTAA
- a CDS encoding type II toxin-antitoxin system PrlF family antitoxin: protein MSAPSSIDRSPDQVESSLTDRYQTTVPQPVRQALGLRKRDRIRYAFRTNGEVVLQRVSPEPVDDDPALAPFLALLEQDIARAPARLQPITSDLVQRLQTLVGDLEVDLETPLTDEDESSS from the coding sequence GTGTCTGCGCCTTCCTCCATTGATCGCTCCCCTGATCAGGTCGAGTCTTCGCTCACCGACCGCTATCAGACAACCGTGCCGCAACCGGTGCGGCAAGCCCTGGGGCTACGCAAGCGAGATCGGATTCGCTACGCCTTCCGCACCAACGGTGAGGTGGTGCTGCAGCGCGTGAGCCCTGAGCCCGTCGATGACGATCCAGCCCTGGCGCCGTTCCTGGCTCTGCTCGAGCAAGACATCGCCAGGGCACCAGCCCGTCTCCAGCCCATCACCTCCGACCTTGTTCAACGCTTGCAAACGCTGGTCGGCGATCTCGAGGTGGATCTCGAGACGCCACTGACGGATGAAGACGAGAGCAGCTCGTGA
- a CDS encoding ribonuclease catalytic domain-containing protein: MLPARQIDPIHPLPSGVDAPARLGVFPWSFSPEQLTEASPKRRDWGQAWVLLVDTGETLDLAGFASLVGAADSAVARAAVWLALQAGQDLFRLRQGVVEPRSLTDVRQRRRERYQQVLRDRQEQRWLTLLRQPQPVEAAGLDAWTQAALRQMQQVAASQLDLVDCDPLVRSALKQLHLDDDRGSLRHWLVDLGQWDPHHLVSMGGTTWSQGFSAELIAEAERLLVLHDHTLPGDEERLDCTQQRCVTIDDDDTRDIDDGLALERRPDGRQRIWIHVADPGRLVAAESPLDLEARRRGSSLYLARGILPMFPESLSTGPFSLRAGQRNPAWSTWVELDDSGAIETYGIARSWVAPRYRLSYEDADELIDFAPPEEADLTELNDLLERRRQWRVSQGALLMDLPEGRIRCREDDRPSVAITEPSPSRLMVAEAMILAGAVAARFGMEQGLALPFRSQLPADLPSPAQLDELPDGAVRFAAIKRCLSRGLMGTTAAPHFSLGLPAYAQATSPIRRYGDLVVQRQIQAQLSGATPLSDDALQELVNSFDGAVREGIAISREDQRHWQQVWFEAHSKEQWQADFLRWLRPQDRLGLVRIEALAIDLAAECPQNAQPGEALLLRVQQVDSLRDQLKLVASAS; the protein is encoded by the coding sequence GTGCTTCCTGCGCGCCAGATCGATCCCATTCACCCCCTGCCGTCCGGTGTGGATGCACCGGCCCGGTTGGGGGTCTTTCCATGGTCGTTCAGCCCTGAGCAGCTCACAGAAGCCAGTCCCAAGCGTCGCGACTGGGGCCAGGCCTGGGTCTTGCTGGTCGACACGGGTGAGACGCTTGATCTCGCTGGCTTTGCTTCCCTGGTGGGCGCCGCCGATTCGGCCGTGGCCCGTGCTGCCGTGTGGCTGGCTCTGCAGGCTGGTCAGGATCTGTTTCGGCTTCGCCAGGGGGTGGTGGAACCCCGCAGCCTCACCGATGTGCGTCAACGGCGTCGCGAGCGCTATCAACAGGTGTTGCGTGATCGCCAGGAGCAGCGCTGGTTGACGCTATTGCGTCAACCCCAGCCTGTGGAAGCGGCTGGCCTCGATGCCTGGACGCAAGCCGCTCTGCGCCAGATGCAACAGGTGGCCGCGTCCCAGTTGGATCTCGTCGACTGCGACCCCCTGGTGCGCAGCGCACTGAAACAGCTCCACCTCGATGACGACCGCGGCAGCCTGCGCCATTGGCTTGTGGACCTGGGGCAGTGGGATCCCCATCACCTGGTGTCGATGGGCGGCACCACCTGGAGCCAGGGTTTCAGCGCTGAGCTGATCGCTGAGGCGGAGCGATTGCTGGTTTTGCACGATCACACCCTGCCCGGGGATGAGGAGAGGCTCGACTGCACCCAGCAGCGCTGCGTCACAATCGACGATGACGACACCCGCGATATCGACGACGGCCTGGCCCTGGAGCGCAGGCCCGACGGCAGACAACGGATCTGGATCCATGTGGCCGATCCGGGGCGTTTGGTGGCAGCGGAGTCTCCCCTGGATCTGGAGGCACGACGTCGGGGTAGCAGCTTGTATCTGGCGCGGGGCATCCTGCCGATGTTCCCGGAATCACTCTCCACCGGCCCCTTCAGCCTCCGGGCCGGACAGCGCAATCCCGCCTGGAGCACCTGGGTGGAGCTGGACGACAGCGGTGCCATCGAGACCTATGGCATTGCGCGCAGCTGGGTGGCGCCCCGCTATCGGCTCAGTTACGAGGACGCCGATGAATTGATCGATTTTGCTCCGCCGGAAGAGGCGGACCTGACGGAGCTGAACGACTTGCTGGAGCGCCGCCGCCAATGGCGCGTCAGCCAGGGTGCGCTGTTGATGGACCTCCCGGAAGGGCGGATCCGCTGCCGTGAGGATGATCGTCCAAGCGTGGCGATCACCGAGCCCAGCCCCTCGCGCTTGATGGTGGCCGAGGCAATGATCCTGGCCGGGGCGGTGGCGGCCCGTTTCGGTATGGAGCAGGGCCTGGCCTTGCCCTTCCGCAGTCAGTTGCCGGCGGATCTGCCTTCTCCTGCTCAGTTGGATGAGCTTCCTGACGGGGCGGTGCGCTTTGCGGCGATCAAGCGCTGCCTCAGCCGCGGGCTGATGGGCACGACTGCAGCGCCCCATTTCAGCCTCGGCCTGCCGGCCTACGCCCAGGCCACTTCGCCGATCCGCCGTTATGGCGATCTGGTGGTGCAACGCCAGATCCAGGCGCAGCTCAGCGGCGCCACTCCCTTGAGCGACGACGCTCTGCAGGAGCTCGTTAACAGTTTCGATGGCGCCGTGCGCGAAGGCATCGCGATCTCCAGAGAAGATCAGCGCCACTGGCAACAGGTTTGGTTTGAAGCGCACAGCAAGGAACAGTGGCAAGCCGATTTCCTGCGCTGGCTCCGCCCCCAGGATCGTCTCGGCCTGGTGCGCATCGAGGCGCTGGCCATTGACCTGGCGGCCGAATGTCCCCAGAACGCCCAGCCCGGCGAAGCGCTGCTCCTGCGGGTGCAACAAGTGGATTCGTTGCGCGATCAGCTGAAGCTGGTGGCTTCAGCCAGTTGA
- a CDS encoding transposase, producing the protein MLLTVKSNQKTLYRQIGYQFQGKRHMLLTSRDHEKRHGRDTVWELQAQELPEYIKANWPGIAWIVKVITDTLTHKHKRSVRRHLFLTSVRTAPEALLLLVWQRWSIENEWHWARDAQLGENAHRYANRIGARCSPSCAPS; encoded by the coding sequence GTGCTCCTGACCGTCAAATCCAACCAGAAGACCCTCTACCGCCAGATCGGCTACCAGTTCCAGGGAAAGCGTCACATGCTTTTAACTTCAAGAGATCACGAGAAGCGCCACGGGCGCGACACCGTCTGGGAACTGCAGGCCCAGGAGCTCCCGGAGTACATCAAGGCCAACTGGCCGGGTATTGCCTGGATCGTGAAGGTGATCACCGACACTCTGACCCACAAGCACAAGCGCAGCGTGCGGCGGCATCTGTTCCTCACAAGCGTGCGCACAGCTCCAGAAGCCTTGCTGCTCCTGGTCTGGCAGCGCTGGAGCATTGAGAACGAATGGCACTGGGCGCGTGATGCCCAACTGGGTGAGAACGCCCACCGCTACGCCAACCGGATCGGGGCCCGGTGTTCGCCTTCCTGCGCACCATCGTGA
- the rpmG gene encoding 50S ribosomal protein L33 gives MAKNKGVRIVITLECTECRSNPAKRSPGVSRYTTEKNRRNTTERLEIKKFCPHCNKSTPHKEIK, from the coding sequence ATGGCCAAGAACAAGGGCGTCCGGATCGTGATCACTCTCGAGTGCACCGAATGCCGGTCCAATCCCGCCAAGCGCTCTCCCGGTGTGTCTCGCTACACCACCGAGAAGAATCGCCGGAACACCACCGAACGGCTGGAGATCAAGAAGTTCTGTCCCCACTGCAACAAGTCGACTCCCCACAAGGAGATCAAGTGA
- a CDS encoding type II toxin-antitoxin system YhaV family toxin, which produces MSAASATPIAINGWRLFAHPLFLNQLESLTAEVERLRRRDPEGYRSKNASKRLAAVMRLMLNDIPQDPGRKEYRQGSTLGPEHRHWHRAKFFQQYRLFFRFHNRSKVIVLGWVNDTATKRAYGSKTDAYRVFQSMLDNGHPPSDWEELLQEASQVSTRMRLLTTRSTEPNGESTG; this is translated from the coding sequence GTGAGCGCTGCCAGTGCAACGCCTATTGCCATCAACGGATGGAGACTCTTTGCACACCCCTTGTTTCTCAATCAGCTGGAGAGCCTGACCGCTGAGGTGGAACGGCTGCGCCGTAGGGATCCTGAGGGTTACCGCAGCAAAAACGCCAGTAAACGCTTAGCGGCGGTGATGCGCTTGATGCTCAACGACATTCCCCAAGACCCCGGCCGCAAGGAATACCGCCAGGGGTCCACCCTCGGCCCTGAGCACCGCCACTGGCACCGGGCCAAGTTCTTTCAGCAATACCGGCTCTTCTTTCGTTTTCACAACCGATCCAAGGTGATCGTTCTGGGCTGGGTGAACGACACAGCCACCAAGCGGGCCTATGGAAGCAAGACAGATGCCTACCGAGTCTTTCAATCGATGCTGGACAACGGTCATCCACCCAGTGACTGGGAAGAACTCCTTCAGGAAGCCAGCCAGGTCAGCACGCGCATGAGGCTTCTCACAACCAGATCCACCGAGCCGAATGGCGAATCAACTGGCTGA
- a CDS encoding SDR family oxidoreductase — translation MHAVLNQLNQLPDGLVVVSGASRGIGRELVNLLLASGMEVVALSRQACDHAENLTALSVDLSDANGISTAVDMLKTVIDGRPVAGLVNAAGAIKPLGALIDQGTSDLQRALCLMAVAPVQLTAAIAPQMPTGGRILNLSSRSAQAVFPGLGAYCMSKHALHAVTASLRHDLNPNIGVAELIPGEVDTGMQADLREPDPEEFPLASFFRGNRANLIPAAVAAQFCYWVLTQTTPETFNRAEPWFIYDRAEQTRWLAEGSKFTYTEP, via the coding sequence ATGCATGCGGTTTTGAATCAGCTCAATCAGTTACCGGATGGGTTGGTGGTGGTGAGCGGAGCCAGCCGAGGCATCGGCCGTGAACTCGTGAATCTGTTGCTCGCCTCTGGAATGGAGGTGGTGGCACTGTCGCGACAAGCTTGCGACCATGCTGAGAATCTCACTGCACTGAGCGTGGATCTCAGCGACGCGAATGGGATCAGTACCGCTGTCGACATGTTGAAGACTGTGATCGATGGCAGACCGGTTGCAGGGCTTGTGAATGCGGCTGGAGCAATTAAGCCGTTAGGAGCTCTGATTGACCAGGGCACCTCTGACCTACAGCGAGCCCTATGCCTAATGGCTGTGGCACCGGTTCAGCTCACTGCCGCAATCGCCCCGCAAATGCCAACAGGCGGCAGGATACTCAACCTTTCGAGTCGATCAGCACAGGCGGTATTTCCAGGTCTCGGTGCTTACTGCATGAGTAAGCATGCTTTGCATGCCGTCACTGCAAGTCTGCGGCATGATCTGAATCCAAACATCGGTGTTGCTGAGTTGATACCCGGCGAGGTGGATACTGGTATGCAAGCCGACCTGCGCGAACCAGATCCTGAGGAATTCCCACTCGCTTCCTTCTTCCGTGGCAACCGAGCCAATCTGATACCTGCAGCTGTGGCGGCTCAGTTCTGTTATTGGGTGCTCACGCAGACCACGCCAGAGACGTTTAACCGTGCTGAGCCCTGGTTCATCTATGACCGAGCTGAGCAGACCCGCTGGCTCGCTGAAGGTTCTAAATTTACCTACACAGAGCCGTGA
- the rpsR gene encoding 30S ribosomal protein S18 yields the protein MSSSFFKKRLSPIKPGDPIDYKDVDLLKKFITERGKILPRRLTGLTAKQQRDLTNAVKRARIVALLPFVNPEG from the coding sequence ATGTCCAGCTCCTTCTTCAAGAAGCGTCTTTCCCCGATCAAACCCGGCGATCCCATCGATTACAAGGATGTGGATCTGCTCAAGAAGTTCATCACTGAGCGTGGCAAGATCCTGCCCCGTCGCCTCACAGGTCTCACCGCTAAACAGCAGCGCGATCTCACCAATGCGGTGAAGCGTGCACGCATCGTGGCCCTGCTCCCCTTCGTCAATCCCGAGGGTTGA
- the pheT gene encoding phenylalanine--tRNA ligase subunit beta, translating into MRVSLSWLQDLVQVTEPAEALAERLSMAGFEVEAIDDLSSLAQGVVVGHVLEREKHPNADKLSVCSVDVGEAEPLQIVCGASNVRAGIHVPVATVGAVLPAVNLTIKAGELRGVASNGMICSLAELGQPSAVDGIAVLEDLSSAPLVVGAPIAPVLGLDDVVLELAITANRPDGLSMTGIAREVAALTGADLNLPALTPPAALDGLAVDPASAEAMRAGGIYALTELSGVDASGPSPDWLQRRLQRAGMNSVNPAVDLTNLVMLELGQPLHAFDADALERLCGSAVQAADFGLRQARQGETFRGLDCRDLSLDPRAQVVTCNDMPIALAGVMGSEASGVTAQTTRIWLESAMFSAASVRNTARCAGLRTEASSRYEKGLPREVTLLAAQRACSLIQEHCGGQAGPTLVCEAPMESPQPLLLRRDALHQLLGPLDTPEGPEDLDDDAIERCLEALGCELTSTEAGWQVAIPPSRRCDLVREVDLIEEVARLIGFDRFGSHLPDPLTPGGLTPQQTAERRLRQLLCATGLQEVTTLSLTGPSDDVDRIAIANPLLAETSHLRTSLWDEHLRICQRNLQASQPGCWIFELGHVFHRQGESGTIEQRARLGGMICAERRLERWSSSGKPEPLNYFQARGLLTRLFAGLKLEVSDRPLSSDVRLHPGRSAELILEGRPLGCFGQLHPLVSERFDLPEQTYGFDLDLERLLQAATRSNRWVPAFKPYPTVPAMERDLAVLVQRSQTSAELIQAIRKAGKPLLESVELIDRFEGGQLPSDQCSQAFRIRYRSQQATLTDETVQPVHDKVRQALVKQFGAELRS; encoded by the coding sequence ATGCGGGTTTCCCTTTCCTGGCTGCAGGATCTGGTGCAGGTGACTGAACCCGCTGAGGCTCTGGCCGAGCGCCTCTCGATGGCCGGCTTCGAGGTGGAGGCGATAGACGATCTCAGCAGCCTGGCTCAGGGCGTGGTGGTGGGGCATGTGCTCGAGCGGGAGAAACATCCCAACGCCGACAAGCTCAGCGTCTGCAGCGTGGATGTCGGTGAAGCCGAACCGCTGCAGATCGTTTGCGGTGCCAGCAATGTGCGCGCCGGCATCCACGTGCCCGTGGCCACCGTGGGCGCCGTCTTGCCTGCGGTGAACCTCACGATCAAGGCCGGTGAGCTGCGCGGCGTGGCCAGCAACGGCATGATCTGCTCCCTCGCCGAACTGGGTCAGCCCAGTGCGGTGGATGGCATCGCCGTGCTCGAGGACCTCAGCAGCGCGCCCTTGGTGGTGGGGGCACCGATCGCCCCGGTTCTTGGTCTCGATGATGTGGTGCTGGAGCTGGCGATCACCGCCAACCGGCCTGATGGCCTCTCGATGACCGGTATTGCCCGCGAAGTGGCCGCCCTCACCGGAGCCGATCTCAACCTGCCGGCGTTGACGCCCCCAGCGGCTCTGGACGGCCTGGCGGTGGACCCGGCCAGTGCGGAGGCGATGCGGGCCGGCGGGATCTATGCCCTCACCGAACTCAGCGGTGTGGACGCCTCTGGCCCCTCGCCCGACTGGTTGCAGCGACGTCTGCAACGGGCGGGCATGAACAGCGTCAATCCAGCGGTGGATCTCACCAACCTGGTGATGCTCGAACTGGGGCAGCCCCTGCACGCCTTTGACGCCGATGCCCTTGAGCGCCTCTGCGGCAGCGCCGTGCAGGCGGCTGATTTCGGCCTGCGTCAGGCCCGGCAGGGTGAGACGTTCCGGGGCCTCGATTGTCGAGACCTGAGCCTCGATCCACGGGCCCAGGTGGTGACCTGCAACGACATGCCGATCGCCCTGGCCGGCGTCATGGGCAGTGAGGCGAGTGGCGTCACCGCCCAGACCACCAGAATCTGGCTGGAGTCGGCGATGTTCTCCGCAGCCTCAGTGCGCAACACCGCCCGCTGCGCCGGGCTGCGCACTGAGGCGTCCAGCCGGTATGAAAAAGGTCTGCCCCGAGAGGTCACCCTGCTCGCTGCGCAGCGGGCCTGCAGCCTGATTCAGGAGCACTGCGGCGGTCAGGCCGGACCCACCCTGGTGTGCGAGGCACCCATGGAGAGCCCCCAGCCCCTGCTCTTGCGGCGCGATGCCCTGCACCAGCTCCTGGGGCCGCTGGACACGCCGGAGGGGCCGGAGGATCTGGACGATGATGCGATTGAGCGCTGCCTTGAGGCCCTCGGCTGTGAACTCACCAGCACCGAAGCGGGCTGGCAGGTAGCGATTCCACCGTCGCGACGTTGCGACCTGGTGCGAGAAGTGGATCTGATTGAAGAGGTGGCCCGCCTGATCGGCTTTGATCGCTTTGGCTCCCATCTGCCCGATCCCCTGACCCCCGGTGGCCTGACGCCCCAACAGACCGCCGAACGGCGCCTGCGCCAACTGCTCTGCGCCACCGGTCTGCAGGAGGTCACCACCCTGTCGCTCACCGGACCCTCCGACGACGTCGACCGCATCGCCATCGCCAATCCGTTGCTTGCGGAAACCAGTCACCTGCGCACCAGCCTCTGGGACGAGCATCTGCGCATCTGTCAGCGCAATCTGCAGGCGTCCCAACCCGGTTGCTGGATCTTTGAACTGGGGCATGTGTTCCATCGCCAGGGCGAGAGCGGAACGATCGAGCAACGCGCCCGCCTCGGCGGCATGATCTGCGCCGAGCGCCGCCTGGAGCGCTGGAGCAGCAGCGGTAAACCCGAGCCCCTCAACTACTTCCAGGCCCGCGGTCTGCTCACGCGCCTGTTTGCAGGCCTGAAGCTCGAGGTGTCCGATCGGCCCCTGAGCAGCGACGTGCGGCTCCATCCCGGTCGCAGTGCCGAGCTGATTCTGGAGGGCCGTCCCCTGGGCTGCTTCGGTCAGCTGCACCCCCTGGTGTCGGAGCGGTTTGATCTGCCGGAGCAGACCTACGGCTTCGATCTGGATCTAGAGCGACTGCTCCAGGCCGCCACCCGCAGCAACCGCTGGGTGCCTGCCTTCAAGCCCTATCCCACCGTTCCCGCCATGGAACGGGACCTGGCGGTGCTCGTGCAACGCAGCCAGACCTCAGCTGAGCTGATTCAGGCGATCCGTAAGGCGGGCAAACCGCTGCTGGAAAGCGTCGAACTGATCGACCGCTTTGAGGGCGGCCAACTGCCAAGCGACCAATGCAGCCAGGCCTTCCGGATCCGTTACCGGAGCCAGCAGGCCACCCTCACCGACGAAACCGTGCAACCGGTGCACGACAAGGTGCGTCAGGCCCTGGTGAAGCAATTCGGCGCCGAACTCAGGAGCTGA
- the rlmD gene encoding 23S rRNA (uracil(1939)-C(5))-methyltransferase RlmD translates to MAENATAPRPGLTLTVKGEDLNLRGEGIARWQGWVLVIPELLPGELARVQLVQRRRSQWIGRRLETLFAAPGARTPPCILARRCGGCTLQHWDDAHQSVWKRDRLVQTLHRIGGLHHPVDPLEPSEMGAPLGYRNRALLPLQRDAEGQLRMGYYKRGSHQLVNLNHCPVLDPGLDELLAPLKADLQATGWPADADLHQGDGLRHLGLRLGSRSREVLITLISSTAELPGVHRLAQAWCDRWPQVKGVTLNLQPRRTNTVLGPQTLTLAGAGTVEEQFCGLQLTLASTTFFQVNTTEAERAVLGLSQWLLSQAGPIAVIDAYCGIGTIALPLAAAGHNVLGLEVHQASVEQARRNAEHNGLTGVRFLAGDVHQHLAEALPQHQALVVDPPRKGLEPAVTEQILARPPHWLAYLSCDPATLARDLARLAGPEAPYRIQRLQPFDFFPQTSHLECLALLERVSS, encoded by the coding sequence ATGGCCGAGAACGCAACCGCACCCCGCCCCGGTCTGACCCTCACGGTGAAGGGGGAGGATCTCAACCTGCGCGGTGAAGGCATCGCCCGCTGGCAGGGCTGGGTGCTGGTGATCCCCGAACTGCTCCCCGGTGAACTGGCCCGGGTGCAGCTGGTGCAGCGGCGACGCTCGCAATGGATTGGCCGACGCCTCGAAACCCTGTTCGCCGCCCCAGGCGCCCGCACGCCCCCCTGCATCCTCGCCAGGCGCTGTGGCGGCTGCACGCTCCAGCACTGGGACGATGCCCATCAGAGCGTCTGGAAACGCGATCGCCTGGTGCAGACCCTCCACCGGATCGGTGGCCTCCACCACCCGGTGGATCCGCTGGAGCCATCAGAGATGGGTGCACCGCTTGGCTATCGCAACCGCGCCCTGCTGCCGCTACAGCGCGATGCGGAGGGGCAACTGCGCATGGGGTATTACAAGCGTGGCAGTCACCAGCTGGTGAATCTGAACCATTGCCCGGTGCTTGATCCTGGCCTCGATGAGCTGTTGGCACCGCTCAAGGCGGATCTGCAGGCCACGGGCTGGCCCGCCGATGCCGATCTGCACCAGGGCGATGGCCTGCGCCACCTGGGCTTGAGACTGGGCAGTCGCAGCCGCGAGGTGTTGATCACCTTGATCAGCAGCACCGCCGAACTGCCCGGCGTGCACAGGCTGGCCCAGGCCTGGTGTGATCGCTGGCCCCAGGTGAAGGGCGTGACCCTCAACCTCCAACCCAGGCGCACCAACACCGTGCTCGGCCCGCAGACCCTCACCCTGGCCGGTGCGGGCACGGTGGAGGAGCAGTTCTGCGGCCTGCAGCTCACCCTGGCCTCCACCACCTTTTTTCAGGTGAACACAACGGAGGCGGAGCGGGCGGTGCTGGGCCTGAGCCAGTGGTTGCTCTCACAGGCGGGCCCGATTGCCGTGATCGATGCCTATTGCGGCATCGGCACGATCGCCTTACCCCTCGCCGCGGCTGGTCACAACGTTCTCGGGCTGGAAGTGCACCAGGCGTCGGTGGAGCAGGCCCGGCGCAACGCCGAGCACAACGGCCTGACCGGTGTGCGCTTCCTCGCCGGCGATGTGCATCAACACCTGGCCGAAGCTCTCCCGCAGCATCAGGCCCTGGTGGTGGACCCTCCCCGCAAGGGCCTGGAGCCGGCGGTCACAGAGCAGATCCTCGCCCGCCCGCCCCACTGGCTCGCCTATCTCAGTTGCGATCCGGCCACGCTGGCGCGGGATCTGGCGCGATTGGCTGGTCCGGAGGCGCCCTATCGGATCCAGAGGCTGCAACCGTTTGACTTTTTCCCCCAGACCAGCCACCTGGAGTGCCTGGCGCTGCTGGAGCGCGTCAGCTCCTGA